A section of the Deinococcus terrestris genome encodes:
- a CDS encoding polysaccharide biosynthesis protein, whose amino-acid sequence MRGQGGALLRYLAAHRTSAAGRALQLIAQGYAVTLIGLAIGVCSARALSVEDRGTLALLLLGGQLFSRLGSLGFEQLIQKDGVERASLTAYYQAAALGSAALLPVMVGFVMFTDLAPALALTTLLGAGLVSVLRIHSALLLHLDRLRTLFVLNAAQAVLQLLLFLAVFPTHHYGAFYAAWLLTVGLAALLSARLVSDQRASLPGTAGPRAVWGWSRRYASVAFPETVLSFCLELPIVRFVLGETSAGLYAISNTFTNIYFQVYTALSAVLIRRPSGPRWPIYLLVALAGAGLTVISRPLITLLFGPAYAGAADYVAWMIPATFLLGVARLEQVTARAPIPFPWQLGLVTGFLLLLVLAALVPERALAVPYIAACYGSYSLALVLASRWQGRKVPTDDVPSTRQETP is encoded by the coding sequence GTGAGGGGCCAGGGCGGCGCGCTGCTGCGGTACCTGGCCGCCCACCGGACTTCAGCGGCCGGACGGGCCTTGCAACTGATCGCCCAGGGATACGCCGTCACCCTGATTGGCCTGGCCATCGGCGTGTGTTCTGCCCGCGCCCTGTCGGTCGAGGACCGGGGCACCCTGGCCCTGTTGCTGCTGGGGGGACAACTGTTCAGCCGTCTGGGCTCGCTCGGGTTCGAGCAGTTGATTCAAAAGGATGGCGTGGAGCGGGCCAGCCTCACGGCGTACTACCAGGCCGCCGCACTGGGCAGCGCGGCGTTGTTGCCGGTGATGGTCGGTTTCGTGATGTTCACGGACCTGGCACCGGCGCTGGCGCTGACGACCCTGCTGGGTGCTGGGCTCGTCAGCGTCCTGCGAATACACTCGGCCCTGCTGCTTCATCTGGACCGGCTGCGGACCCTCTTCGTGCTGAACGCGGCGCAGGCCGTCTTGCAACTGCTGCTGTTCCTGGCGGTCTTCCCGACCCATCACTACGGCGCCTTTTACGCGGCGTGGTTGCTCACCGTGGGCCTGGCCGCCCTGCTGAGCGCCCGTCTGGTTTCCGATCAGCGTGCGTCCTTGCCGGGCACAGCGGGTCCGCGGGCGGTCTGGGGATGGAGCCGGAGGTATGCCAGCGTCGCTTTCCCGGAAACCGTCCTGAGCTTCTGCCTGGAGTTGCCGATCGTCCGGTTCGTGCTGGGGGAGACGAGCGCGGGGCTCTACGCCATCTCCAACACCTTCACCAACATCTATTTTCAGGTGTACACCGCCCTGTCCGCCGTGCTGATCCGGCGCCCGTCCGGTCCCCGGTGGCCCATCTACCTATTGGTCGCTCTGGCCGGAGCTGGCCTGACCGTGATCAGCCGACCGCTGATCACCCTGCTGTTCGGCCCGGCCTACGCTGGGGCAGCGGACTATGTCGCCTGGATGATCCCCGCCACCTTCCTGCTGGGCGTGGCCCGGCTCGAGCAGGTCACGGCCAGGGCACCCATCCCGTTTCCGTGGCAACTGGGGTTGGTGACCGGATTTCTGCTTCTGCTGGTGCTGGCCGCGTTGGTGCCCGAACGGGCGCTGGCCGTGCCGTACATTGCGGCATGCTACGGTAGCTACTCCCTGGCCCTGGTCCTGGCTTCCCGCTGGCAGGGCCGGAAGGTCCCCACCGACGACGTTCCTTCCACTCGCCAGGAGACGCCATGA
- the asnB gene encoding asparagine synthase (glutamine-hydrolyzing), with protein MCGIAGIWHAQEQGPVGEGTLRRGLEALRHRGPDGEGLYHTPDVHLGMRRLAIIDLAGGDQPLYNEDGSVAVVFNGEIYNYKELRAGLRARGHTLATSSDTEVLVHLYEERGPELVQELRGMFAFALHDRRRRRVVLARDRFGKKPLYYLQTSAGAWLFASELKALRAMAAECGEPLSLNPQALYDFLSLGSVPQPSTIFRGVYALPPGSWATLDESGLKIQRYWAPEFLPKHPLGYGEAQERVRDLVAEAVRLRLRSDVPLGVFLSGGVDSTVVAYEAAQVVGDTLQTFTVAVEDRAFDESAIAAQTARRLGVQHTVLPLKVEALGSLQALVRQYDQPFADPSAIPSLGIAQLAREHVKVVLNGDGGDEVFGGYRRYVAAQWASPFSHLPRPVLRGVSQALGQPAARRSALGFGARFVRGLTQPAGERYLTWTTDILREQDKRDIWRGAPQLPTEDRVAARLDPRLDLLDSQVALDLQFNLLSGLLVKMDIATMAHSLEARSPLLDHRLAEFALRLPGTYRVRGSRAKAVLRDAYREPLAAAVVQGPKRGFEIPLERWLREDFREVLHDTLGAPDAQVRDWVDPTFVDGLLARRLLPDRNWATLVYMLLTLELWLREQRESGVLEGTR; from the coding sequence ATGTGCGGAATTGCGGGAATCTGGCATGCCCAGGAACAGGGACCGGTGGGCGAGGGCACCCTCCGCCGCGGTCTGGAGGCGCTGCGGCACCGGGGTCCCGATGGAGAGGGGCTCTACCACACCCCGGACGTCCATCTGGGGATGCGGCGGCTGGCCATCATCGACCTCGCGGGGGGGGACCAGCCCCTCTACAACGAGGACGGCAGCGTGGCGGTGGTCTTTAACGGGGAAATCTACAACTACAAGGAGCTGAGGGCGGGGCTGCGGGCGCGGGGGCATACCCTGGCCACCTCCTCGGACACCGAGGTGCTCGTTCACCTGTACGAGGAAAGAGGACCCGAACTGGTCCAGGAATTGCGCGGCATGTTCGCGTTCGCCCTGCATGACCGGCGGCGGCGCCGCGTCGTGCTGGCCCGTGACCGCTTCGGTAAGAAGCCGCTGTATTACCTGCAGACGTCTGCGGGGGCCTGGCTGTTCGCGTCGGAACTCAAGGCGCTGCGCGCGATGGCTGCGGAGTGTGGGGAACCGCTGAGCCTCAATCCACAGGCCCTCTACGACTTCCTGTCGCTGGGCTCGGTGCCGCAACCCTCGACCATCTTCCGCGGCGTCTACGCCCTGCCGCCAGGCAGCTGGGCCACCCTCGACGAGAGCGGGCTGAAGATCCAGCGGTACTGGGCGCCCGAGTTCTTGCCCAAGCACCCGCTGGGCTATGGGGAGGCCCAGGAGCGGGTGCGGGACCTCGTGGCCGAGGCCGTGCGGCTCCGCCTGCGGTCGGACGTCCCCCTGGGGGTGTTTCTCTCGGGGGGGGTCGACAGCACGGTGGTGGCGTACGAGGCGGCGCAGGTGGTGGGAGACACCCTTCAGACCTTCACGGTCGCGGTGGAGGACCGCGCCTTTGACGAGTCGGCCATCGCGGCGCAGACCGCCCGCCGACTGGGCGTGCAGCATACCGTCTTGCCGCTGAAGGTGGAGGCGCTGGGCAGCCTCCAGGCCCTCGTGCGGCAGTACGACCAGCCTTTCGCCGATCCCAGCGCGATTCCCAGTCTGGGCATCGCCCAGCTGGCCCGCGAACACGTCAAGGTGGTGCTCAATGGCGATGGGGGAGACGAGGTGTTCGGCGGTTACCGCCGGTATGTGGCGGCGCAGTGGGCGTCTCCTTTCTCCCACCTGCCCCGGCCCGTCCTGCGGGGAGTGTCGCAGGCCCTGGGTCAGCCCGCCGCGCGGCGCTCGGCCCTGGGCTTCGGCGCCCGCTTCGTGCGCGGCCTCACGCAACCTGCGGGCGAGCGGTACCTGACCTGGACCACGGACATCCTGCGCGAGCAGGACAAGCGGGACATCTGGCGCGGTGCGCCGCAGTTGCCGACCGAGGACCGCGTCGCTGCCCGGCTGGACCCCCGGCTGGACCTGCTGGACAGTCAGGTGGCGCTGGACCTGCAGTTCAACCTGCTCTCGGGCCTGCTGGTGAAGATGGACATCGCGACCATGGCCCACTCCCTGGAGGCCCGTTCCCCGCTGCTGGACCACCGGCTGGCAGAGTTCGCCCTGCGGCTGCCGGGCACCTACCGGGTCCGGGGAAGCCGGGCCAAGGCCGTGCTGCGCGACGCGTACCGGGAACCCCTGGCCGCCGCGGTGGTGCAGGGCCCCAAGCGGGGCTTCGAGATTCCGCTGGAGCGGTGGCTCCGGGAAGACTTCCGGGAGGTCCTGCACGACACGCTGGGGGCGCCGGACGCCCAGGTGCGCGACTGGGTGGACCCGACCTTCGTGGACGGCCTCCTGGCACGGCGACTGCTGCCCGACCGCAACTGGGCGACCCTGGTCTACATGCTCCTGACCCTGGAATTGTGGCTGCGCGAGCAGCGGGAGTCCGGCGTCCTGGAAGGGACGCGATGA
- a CDS encoding O-antigen ligase family protein: MSFSPAAAPVSTPPKWVSWLIALVPLFPPLYLVALGCLGQLRQLPLPARYVLFFFASTQLIAALFTPAPLLSLGLAVGRTLLIFAMIAAGVYLRESSNVRPLLWGQLAVFGTAWAYTLVAQGFGGVQARLGHPYYSVVSLGLVAVTALWLVMFWRGTRVWWRWPAGLLALMTFIAAGSRGPLLALGVGSLAALALGGRQRRWWVLLPAALVLGLAAASNSLQLPLQPLDRLLNDQTSGREYIWKDAVLGWQTSPLGGVGAYQGGPYLTFLFKDGCQLTPTLVRSGVTCPEEISRWSSVWLIAHNAWLHWLLETGLIGVAGLLGVMGYALWRATQIVDPFVLAVLLGFTAMNVVDVVIAVPSQHFAELWWVCVGISLSAGAPAGRLPQEALPGK; the protein is encoded by the coding sequence GTGAGCTTTTCTCCAGCGGCTGCCCCCGTCTCAACTCCACCGAAGTGGGTAAGCTGGTTGATAGCTCTGGTTCCCCTTTTCCCGCCGCTGTATTTGGTCGCGTTGGGGTGTCTGGGTCAGTTGCGCCAGCTTCCCCTTCCAGCGCGATACGTCCTTTTTTTCTTCGCCAGCACCCAACTGATCGCGGCCCTCTTCACGCCCGCGCCCCTGCTGTCGTTGGGACTGGCCGTTGGCCGTACCCTGCTGATCTTCGCCATGATTGCCGCGGGCGTGTACCTGCGTGAGAGCTCGAACGTACGTCCCCTCCTCTGGGGGCAGCTGGCCGTGTTCGGAACGGCTTGGGCCTATACCCTGGTGGCGCAGGGCTTCGGTGGGGTGCAGGCGCGACTTGGACACCCCTACTATTCCGTCGTCTCCCTGGGACTGGTGGCAGTCACCGCTCTCTGGCTGGTGATGTTCTGGCGCGGCACGCGGGTGTGGTGGCGCTGGCCCGCCGGGTTGCTCGCGCTGATGACCTTCATCGCCGCTGGCAGCCGGGGACCACTGCTCGCCCTGGGTGTCGGCTCGCTGGCAGCTTTGGCCCTGGGTGGTCGGCAACGCCGGTGGTGGGTGCTGCTGCCAGCGGCGCTGGTGCTTGGCCTCGCGGCGGCTTCCAACTCCCTCCAACTTCCGCTCCAACCGCTTGACCGACTGTTGAATGACCAGACGAGCGGACGCGAATACATCTGGAAAGATGCTGTGCTCGGCTGGCAAACCTCCCCGCTGGGGGGCGTGGGGGCCTACCAGGGAGGACCGTACCTGACGTTCCTCTTCAAGGATGGATGTCAGCTGACTCCGACCCTGGTCCGGAGCGGCGTTACCTGTCCAGAGGAGATCAGCCGCTGGTCGAGCGTCTGGTTGATCGCCCACAACGCCTGGCTCCACTGGCTGCTCGAGACAGGTCTGATCGGCGTGGCAGGACTGCTCGGCGTTATGGGCTACGCCCTGTGGCGGGCGACCCAGATCGTTGACCCGTTCGTGCTCGCCGTGCTCCTCGGGTTCACGGCCATGAACGTCGTCGACGTTGTCATCGCCGTGCCAAGCCAGCACTTTGCCGAACTGTGGTGGGTCTGTGTTGGCATCAGCTTGAGCGCGGGCGCACCAGCTGGGCGCTTGCCGCAGGAGGCGCTGCCTGGAAAGTAA
- a CDS encoding glycosyltransferase translates to MRVLALTPYPPEGPSSRYRTYNFGPFLEREGVSLDIRPFMTPEMYRRWMAHKRLDVPMLAALAGRGTRRLLEVVQAGRYDLVWIHRQIAPAWHEPFARLLGRTARAVVFDMDDAVFTEYPIDSLLRRSHAATVGNTHLERYVGLISPETQTLVVPTVIDPHIYRPLARPPHPRVRPLVGWIGTGASFQSYLRPVLSAVVATCRDHGADFRVIAAASVREEVRAAGAEFTEWTLDGYLQALGELDIGIMPLQDDEYARGKCAFKLIEYGAMGLPSVATDIGANREVIADGETGFLAPDDATFARRLGELIGRPELRRRLGAGARRRVVEHYSLEAQAHAVAQLFRRLAGG, encoded by the coding sequence ATGAGAGTGCTGGCCCTGACCCCCTACCCCCCCGAAGGCCCCAGCTCCCGCTACCGGACCTACAACTTCGGTCCCTTTCTGGAGCGCGAAGGCGTGTCGCTGGACATCCGGCCCTTCATGACCCCGGAGATGTACCGGCGCTGGATGGCCCACAAACGTCTGGACGTCCCCATGCTGGCGGCGTTGGCGGGGCGCGGCACGCGCCGCTTGCTGGAGGTGGTGCAGGCGGGGCGTTACGACCTGGTCTGGATTCACCGTCAGATCGCGCCCGCCTGGCATGAGCCCTTCGCGCGGCTGCTGGGCCGAACGGCGCGGGCCGTGGTCTTTGATATGGATGACGCGGTGTTCACGGAGTATCCCATTGATTCCCTGCTGCGCCGCAGCCACGCGGCCACGGTGGGCAATACTCACCTGGAACGCTACGTCGGCCTGATCAGTCCCGAAACCCAGACCCTGGTGGTGCCCACGGTCATCGATCCGCACATCTACAGGCCGCTGGCCAGGCCACCCCACCCGAGGGTCCGGCCGCTGGTGGGCTGGATTGGGACGGGGGCCTCGTTTCAGAGCTACCTGAGGCCGGTCCTGTCCGCCGTGGTCGCCACCTGCCGTGACCACGGCGCAGACTTCCGGGTCATCGCTGCGGCGAGCGTGCGCGAAGAGGTCAGGGCGGCAGGGGCCGAGTTCACCGAGTGGACCCTGGACGGCTACCTCCAGGCGCTGGGAGAGCTGGACATCGGCATCATGCCGCTCCAGGACGACGAGTACGCGCGCGGCAAGTGCGCTTTCAAACTGATCGAGTACGGGGCCATGGGCCTGCCCAGCGTGGCCACGGACATCGGGGCCAACCGCGAGGTCATCGCCGACGGGGAAACCGGATTTCTGGCTCCGGATGACGCGACCTTCGCCCGGCGGCTCGGCGAACTGATAGGCCGTCCCGAGCTGCGCCGCCGTCTGGGGGCCGGTGCCCGCAGGCGCGTCGTGGAACACTACAGCCTGGAAGCTCAGGCGCACGCCGTGGCGCAGCTGTTCAGGCGCCTGGCGGGGGGTTGA
- a CDS encoding NAD-dependent epimerase: MKILVTGAAGFIGSALALRLLERGDEVIGVDNLNPYYDVALKEARLDRLRTHAGFREVRLDVADRPAVAELFGAERPTAVVHLAAQAGVRYSIDHPEAYISSNLVGFANILEGCRHSGVQHLAYASSSSVYGANTRLPFSVDDPVNHPISLYAATKKANELMAHTYSHLYGLPTTGLRFFTVYGPWGRPDMALFKFTRAILAGEPIDVYNHGQMQRDFTYIDDIVECVTRIVDRPAVPDPAWNSDDPVPGTSRAPYRLYNVGNHQPVELLHLIRVLEAALGRRAELRLLPLQPGDVLATFADVEGLVQEFGVQPATPIEVGIERFVAWYRDFYAAPEAR, encoded by the coding sequence ATGAAGATCCTGGTGACGGGAGCCGCCGGATTTATCGGCTCGGCCCTGGCCCTGCGGTTGCTGGAACGGGGCGACGAGGTGATCGGGGTGGACAACCTCAACCCCTATTACGACGTGGCCCTCAAGGAAGCCCGGCTGGACCGGCTGCGGACCCATGCTGGATTCCGGGAAGTCCGGCTGGACGTGGCGGACCGTCCGGCGGTTGCGGAGCTGTTCGGGGCCGAGCGGCCCACCGCCGTGGTGCATCTGGCCGCCCAGGCCGGGGTGCGTTACTCCATCGACCATCCCGAGGCGTATATCAGCAGCAACCTGGTGGGGTTTGCCAACATTCTGGAAGGCTGCCGCCACAGCGGGGTGCAGCACCTGGCCTACGCCTCGTCGAGCTCGGTGTACGGGGCCAACACCCGGTTGCCCTTTTCGGTGGACGATCCCGTGAACCACCCCATCAGCCTCTACGCCGCAACCAAAAAGGCCAACGAGCTCATGGCTCACACCTACAGCCACCTTTATGGCCTGCCCACCACGGGTCTGCGGTTTTTCACCGTGTACGGTCCCTGGGGACGGCCCGATATGGCCCTCTTCAAGTTCACCCGCGCAATCCTGGCCGGGGAACCCATCGACGTGTACAACCACGGGCAGATGCAGCGGGACTTCACCTACATCGACGACATCGTGGAGTGCGTCACCCGCATCGTGGACCGCCCGGCGGTGCCGGACCCTGCATGGAACAGTGACGATCCGGTGCCCGGCACCAGCCGCGCCCCTTACCGGCTGTACAACGTGGGCAACCACCAGCCGGTGGAGCTGCTGCACCTGATCCGGGTGCTGGAGGCGGCCCTGGGGCGGCGGGCGGAGCTGCGGCTGCTGCCGCTGCAGCCCGGAGACGTCCTGGCCACGTTCGCGGACGTGGAGGGGCTGGTTCAGGAGTTCGGGGTGCAGCCCGCGACGCCCATCGAGGTGGGCATCGAGCGGTTCGTGGCGTGGTACCGCGACTTCTACGCGGCGCCGGAGGCCCGGTGA